The following coding sequences are from one Nicotiana tabacum cultivar K326 chromosome 1, ASM71507v2, whole genome shotgun sequence window:
- the LOC107765468 gene encoding uncharacterized protein At5g39865-like, which produces MGCVSSTLLNQDNEFTQMGGSAAGFSHHIVSLTSTTYGSITYGLLTLDPPSSPPPSSTTTVPPTPTPPPRHTLGSLFPSPLSEPRTLKSHTSDIINSWELMAGLDSTSMTPISDSFRFSSLPKLSTPDSSFRFLKSFPNKENSSPNIPSFDHAVNKADIFKPTRLMSFDSKLDGFEKLCPPNGEDKIVIYTTTLRGVRKTFEACNAVRSAIEGLGVLYSERDISMDRGFRDELKELMKGKESTELIPPRVFFRGRYIGGVEEVMRIVEEGNLGDLLQGLPKVKAGFVCEGCGGVRFLPCFACNGSCKMVMVLKEDMEQKEGRTVVVKCTECNENGLVLCPICC; this is translated from the exons ATGGGTTGCGTTTCATCAACTCTGCTCAACCAAGACAATGAATTCACCCAAATGGGTGGCTCAGCCGCCGGTTTCAGCCACCACATTGTCTCTCTCACTTCCACCACTTATG gcagcattacTTATGGCCTCTTGACCCTTGACCCACCTTCCTCTCCTCCACCCTCCTCCACCACCACTGTCCCTCCTACCCCTACCCCACCCCCTCGCCACACTCTTGGTTCACTTTTTCCAAGCCCCTTGTCTGAACCCAGAACCCTCAAGTCACACACCTCCGATATTATCAATTCTTGGGAGCTTATGGCTGGTCTTGATTCCACCTCCATGACACCCATCAGTGACAGCTTTCGGTTTTCCTCTTTACCCAAGTTGTCTACCCCTGATTCTAGCTTCAGATTCTTGAAATCTTTCCCTAACAAAGAGAATTCAAGCCCAAATATTCCATCTTTTGATCATGCGGTTAATAAAGCTGACATTTTTAAGCCAACAAGATTAATGTCTTTTGATTCCAAGCTTGATGGTTTTGAAAAGCTTTGTCCCCCAAATGGTGAAGATAAAATAGTTATATACACAACAACGCTGAGGGGAGTGAGGAAGACCTTTGAGGCTTGTAATGCAGTGAGATCAGCGATTGAGGGGCTTGGGGTTTTATATTCTGAGAGGGATATTTCAATGGATAGGGGCTTCAGGGATGAATTGAAGGAGCTGATGAAGGGTAAAGAGAGCACTGAGTTAATACCTCCTAGGGTGTTTTTTAGAGGGAGGTATATAGGTGGGGTTGAGGAGGTGATGAGGATTGTGGAGGAAGGGAATTTAGGGGATTTGCTTCAAGGTTTGCCGAAGGTGAAAGCTGGTTTTGTTTGTGAGGGTTGTGGGGGTGTTAGGTTCTTGCCTTGTTTTGCTTGTAATGGGAGCTGCAAGATGGTGATGGTGCTGAAGGAAGACATGGAACAGAAAGAGGGGAGAACTGTGGTGGTGAAATGTACTGAGTGTAATGAAAATGGGTTGGTGCTTTGCCCCATTTGCTGCTGA